The following DNA comes from Streptomyces sp. NBC_00690.
ACGCGGGGCGTACGACGGGCGCATTACCCTGATCCCTCCCCGGCCTAGGGTCATATGCCTCGGGCCCAGACTGGCACGCGATTCGCCCGGGCGTTGCCATTCCGGGCGGAAAACGTTCTCAGAGATGCCGGTGAGGGCACCGGGGCGCACGCCCCATGTCTCCCCACCGGAGTACGCGGGCGGGACCCTCAGCAGGGTCCCGTAACGCCGCGCTCTACTGCTTGGCCACGAAGACGTGCGAGGCCACATCGGCCTCCAGCTCCGCCGCCTCACCGCTGCTGCCGACGAGCACTCCGCCCGCCGACTCCGTCACGCTCACCACGGAACCAGGCTGAACCCCGGCCCGACGCAGCGTGTACATCAACTGGGCGTCGGTCTGGATCGGCTCCCCGATCCGACGGACCACCACCGTCTTGCCTTCGACCCCGGGGTCGAGATCGGCGAGCGAGACCATGCTGTCGTCCAGGAAGGGATCGGCCTCGGCCTTCTCGCCCAGCTCCTCCAGTCCCGGAATCGGGTTGCCGTAAGGAGACTCGGTGGGGTGGCGCAACAGCTCCAACACCCGCCGCTCCACGGCCTCACTCATCACGTGCTCCCAGCGGCACGCCTCGGCGTGGACCTGCTCCCACTCCAGCCCGATGACATCCACCAGCAGGCACTCGGCCAGTCGGTGCTTGCGCATCACGCGGATGGCCAG
Coding sequences within:
- a CDS encoding metal-dependent transcriptional regulator; this translates as MSGLIDTTEMYLRTILELEEEGVVPMRARIAERLDQSGPTVSQTVARMERDGLVTVAGDRHLELTEEGRRLAIRVMRKHRLAECLLVDVIGLEWEQVHAEACRWEHVMSEAVERRVLELLRHPTESPYGNPIPGLEELGEKAEADPFLDDSMVSLADLDPGVEGKTVVVRRIGEPIQTDAQLMYTLRRAGVQPGSVVSVTESAGGVLVGSSGEAAELEADVASHVFVAKQ